A stretch of the Clostridium fungisolvens genome encodes the following:
- a CDS encoding ABC transporter ATP-binding protein → MSDNITVELKNLCMSYGYKEVLKGINLEVHKGEIIGYIGTNGAGKSTTIKIILGIVEGYTGEVKVLGEDITKDRLEYKRKIGYVPEIAEIYDNLTAREYLTFIGELYGMSYEKADSKAERLMDIFGIKDSYDSRVNSYSKGMKQKVLLISSMLHNPEILFLDEPLSGLDANSVMVVKEILSHLAKQGKTIFYSSHIMDVVEKISNRIILLNNGQIVADGSFEQLKENSKEGSLEQIFNQITGFNGYEAIAEEFVSIVEEV, encoded by the coding sequence ATGAGTGATAATATTACAGTTGAACTTAAAAATCTTTGTATGAGTTATGGATATAAAGAGGTCTTAAAAGGAATAAATCTAGAGGTACATAAGGGTGAGATTATAGGTTATATAGGAACCAATGGAGCGGGAAAGAGTACCACAATAAAAATAATTCTAGGTATCGTTGAAGGTTACACTGGAGAGGTTAAGGTATTAGGAGAAGATATCACAAAAGATAGGCTTGAATATAAAAGAAAAATAGGGTACGTTCCTGAGATAGCTGAAATATATGACAATCTCACTGCAAGAGAGTATCTTACTTTTATCGGAGAATTATACGGAATGTCCTATGAGAAAGCGGATAGTAAAGCTGAAAGATTGATGGACATATTTGGTATAAAAGATTCTTACGATTCTAGAGTGAACTCATATTCTAAAGGGATGAAGCAGAAGGTGCTTCTAATCTCAAGTATGCTTCATAATCCTGAAATATTATTTTTGGATGAGCCGCTTAGTGGCTTAGATGCAAATAGTGTGATGGTTGTGAAGGAAATTCTGTCTCATCTGGCTAAACAGGGGAAAACTATATTTTATTCCTCTCATATAATGGATGTGGTTGAAAAGATAAGTAATAGGATAATACTTCTTAACAATGGTCAAATTGTTGCAGATGGTAGCTTTGAACAACTAAAGGAAAATTCTAAGGAGGGGTCCTTAGAACAAATCTTTAACCAAATCACTGGTTTCAATGGTTATGAAGCTATTGCAGAAGAATTTGTATCTATAGTTGAAGAGGTGTAG
- a CDS encoding methyl-accepting chemotaxis protein produces the protein MSLFKWKKNKAIDINENISSVIENNIEPKKEENLDELAYINYGVLHIEKKFEEFMDEEVKVTQSVQDIGNTYSQIGSIQEMLNSLDNNFNEFSKYVNKIDGVMNRSDSAVKQADIKMSELSDKLNGTCDQLSSITEAFNKLEYNFEVIKEMSSNITNIASSTNLLALNASIEAARAGEAGRGFSVVADEIRKLSSSTAGLVSGIDESVKTLYKSIDSLRGEIDNTKLAIRSNFEYAQDVQNDFKQVTDCTREVKDFSKHIVTGIEHASSEINGAASGVGSIAELVSSLGDKLEKLNLRMSKRSIIICNITDFLQQIENLLTDSKKKKS, from the coding sequence ATGAGTTTATTTAAATGGAAGAAAAACAAGGCAATAGATATTAATGAAAATATAAGTTCAGTCATTGAGAACAATATAGAACCAAAGAAAGAAGAAAACTTGGATGAATTAGCTTATATAAATTATGGTGTTCTACATATAGAAAAAAAGTTTGAAGAATTTATGGACGAAGAAGTTAAGGTAACCCAATCTGTCCAAGATATAGGAAATACATATTCACAAATTGGAAGTATACAAGAAATGCTAAACAGTCTTGATAATAACTTTAATGAGTTTAGCAAATATGTAAATAAAATCGATGGCGTAATGAATCGTTCAGACTCTGCAGTAAAGCAAGCTGATATAAAGATGAGCGAGCTTTCTGATAAACTAAATGGAACTTGCGATCAACTTAGTTCTATAACAGAAGCTTTTAATAAATTAGAATATAATTTTGAAGTTATTAAAGAAATGTCAAGCAACATAACCAATATAGCAAGTAGTACAAACCTATTAGCTTTAAATGCATCCATAGAAGCAGCAAGGGCAGGAGAAGCTGGAAGAGGATTCTCCGTTGTGGCAGATGAGATAAGAAAATTATCCTCATCAACAGCTGGCTTAGTAAGTGGAATTGACGAAAGTGTTAAAACCTTATATAAAAGCATAGATTCTCTAAGAGGAGAGATAGATAATACTAAATTAGCAATTAGAAGTAATTTTGAATATGCACAAGATGTTCAAAATGATTTTAAGCAGGTTACAGATTGTACAAGAGAAGTAAAAGACTTTAGTAAGCATATAGTTACAGGAATAGAGCATGCTAGTTCCGAGATAAACGGAGCTGCATCTGGTGTTGGATCTATAGCAGAGCTAGTATCCTCACTAGGAGATAAATTAGAAAAGTTAAATTTGAGAATGAGTAAAAGATCTATTATAATTTGCAATATAACTGACTTCTTACAGCAAATTGAAAACCTGCTCACAGATTCTAAAAAGAAGAAGAGTTAA
- a CDS encoding FIST signal transduction protein has product MNFKVGKSSKNNLDEAVLESISGLKSPKLILFFSGVEHFEEFSKKISDRFKDSIIIGSTTFAGFCKEGAYKDSLLVMGIEDGIECYADILEEVDRYPLKYVDRVTQCVSKFKDTTNTVCFQISTALISCEELVLSTLNSVLKEKDIPLFGGSAGDRGRAEKTMISFNGQVYTNGCAFVMIKNLGGKIRLYRENIYKPTKHYFTATKVDVRNRIVYEYDNMPAAKVTANALNTTVQNLDKYLDSYPLGRIIGSDMYITANQMVTANNGMAYHARVYNNSKMVLLEPDDYRNVIKETIQTVKNEVPKPSLAIMINCLARSMLFENDGYLNEFAKEMSTALGNYIGFAGYGEQLNEQHFNQTMVLAVFE; this is encoded by the coding sequence ATGAATTTTAAAGTTGGAAAAAGCTCGAAAAATAATTTAGATGAAGCAGTTTTGGAATCAATATCGGGACTCAAGTCGCCTAAATTAATATTATTCTTTTCAGGGGTAGAACACTTTGAAGAATTTTCGAAGAAGATTAGTGACAGATTTAAAGATAGTATTATTATAGGTTCTACTACATTTGCAGGATTTTGCAAAGAAGGAGCATATAAGGATTCTTTATTAGTAATGGGAATTGAAGATGGTATTGAGTGTTACGCAGATATTTTAGAAGAGGTTGATAGATATCCATTAAAATATGTAGATAGGGTTACTCAATGCGTAAGTAAGTTCAAAGATACCACAAATACTGTATGTTTTCAGATATCTACAGCTTTGATTAGTTGTGAGGAATTGGTTCTGTCAACTCTTAATTCTGTGCTTAAAGAAAAGGATATACCGCTTTTTGGTGGTTCAGCAGGTGATCGTGGAAGAGCAGAAAAAACTATGATTTCTTTTAATGGACAAGTATACACTAATGGTTGTGCTTTTGTTATGATTAAGAATTTAGGTGGAAAAATTAGATTATACAGAGAAAATATTTATAAACCAACAAAGCATTACTTTACTGCCACTAAGGTGGATGTGAGAAATCGTATTGTGTATGAATACGATAATATGCCAGCTGCTAAGGTAACAGCAAATGCTTTGAATACAACTGTTCAAAACTTAGATAAATATTTAGATAGCTACCCATTAGGTAGAATAATTGGAAGCGATATGTACATAACTGCTAATCAAATGGTTACTGCCAATAATGGAATGGCATACCATGCAAGAGTATATAATAATTCTAAAATGGTGCTTCTAGAGCCAGATGATTATAGAAATGTTATTAAAGAAACAATACAGACTGTAAAAAATGAAGTTCCGAAACCATCTTTAGCAATAATGATTAATTGTTTGGCAAGATCCATGTTATTTGAAAATGATGGGTACTTAAATGAATTTGCCAAAGAAATGAGCACAGCCTTAGGTAACTATATAGGGTTTGCAGGTTATGGGGAACAGCTTAATGAACAACATTTTAATCAGACAATGGTTCTTGCTGTTTTTGAATAA
- a CDS encoding sensor histidine kinase: MNNILYKRNIITATSIVVVLFVSVILSVYRFLNMNFKIYDNDIRLIVSRQKNEIEKQIYNKGHYPYLVFGLDGRVLYNGGVFEYKVGEMLNTQEMLQTDKSFSINNKNKIKESFVLEQNGKVNGFVVFLIPEKDVLIESNLTRVINIFFPMILGIFICISIVVARTLYFNRRILTPLKEISSSTKGIIAGNYDLEVIRTYEKQIGENEIGDLTYSFELMRDELKSKQIREEVLKKSQQELISCISHDLKTPISTIKAYSEGLRDGIARTPKAQEDYVNIIISKTDLLIDMINELLEYSNAELNQLDINIKEVYFYEYFIPLMEELEVFVKQKNIDFDYEVNTADMLVNIDKRRITEVLYNLVENSIKYMKDSRGIIIIEAERQNGKVLIKVKDNGIGISPDDIPYVFDKFYRAEKSRSSSIPGSGLGLSICKYIIEEHGGEIYCKSRHNKGCEFGFSLG, encoded by the coding sequence ATGAATAATATTCTTTATAAAAGAAATATAATAACGGCTACTAGTATAGTAGTCGTTCTTTTTGTATCAGTTATCTTGAGTGTGTATAGATTTCTAAATATGAATTTTAAAATATATGATAATGACATTAGGTTGATAGTTTCAAGGCAAAAAAATGAAATAGAAAAACAAATATACAATAAGGGGCATTATCCATACCTTGTTTTTGGACTAGATGGAAGAGTTCTATATAATGGTGGTGTCTTTGAATATAAGGTTGGGGAAATGTTAAATACTCAAGAAATGCTTCAAACAGACAAGAGCTTTAGTATTAACAATAAAAATAAGATAAAAGAAAGTTTTGTACTAGAACAGAATGGAAAGGTAAATGGATTTGTAGTTTTCTTAATACCTGAAAAAGATGTTTTAATAGAATCAAATTTAACTAGAGTAATAAATATATTTTTTCCAATGATCCTTGGCATTTTTATATGTATCTCTATAGTAGTAGCTAGGACATTATACTTTAACAGAAGAATTTTAACTCCTTTAAAAGAAATCAGTAGTTCCACTAAAGGAATCATTGCTGGTAATTATGATTTAGAGGTTATTAGAACTTATGAAAAACAAATAGGAGAAAATGAGATTGGTGATCTTACATATTCCTTTGAACTTATGAGAGACGAATTAAAATCAAAGCAGATAAGAGAAGAAGTTCTTAAGAAATCTCAACAAGAGCTAATTTCCTGTATTTCTCATGATCTTAAGACTCCAATATCTACAATTAAAGCTTATAGTGAAGGATTAAGGGATGGCATAGCTAGAACTCCTAAAGCTCAAGAGGATTATGTAAATATAATCATAAGTAAGACAGATTTACTTATAGATATGATAAATGAATTATTAGAGTACTCAAATGCTGAACTAAATCAACTTGATATAAATATAAAAGAGGTTTATTTTTATGAGTATTTCATTCCTTTAATGGAAGAGTTGGAGGTATTTGTAAAACAGAAGAATATTGATTTTGACTACGAAGTAAACACAGCGGACATGTTAGTAAATATTGATAAGAGACGGATAACAGAAGTTCTATATAATCTAGTAGAGAACAGTATAAAGTATATGAAAGATAGTAGAGGTATTATCATTATTGAAGCAGAGAGGCAAAATGGAAAAGTTCTTATAAAAGTTAAAGACAATGGTATCGGCATAAGCCCTGATGATATTCCCTATGTTTTTGATAAGTTTTATAGGGCGGAAAAGTCTAGAAGCTCAAGTATACCAGGTTCTGGTCTAGGTTTATCTATATGTAAATATATAATAGAGGAACATGGTGGTGAAATATACTGTAAAAGTAGGCATAATAAAGGTTGTGAATTTGGATTCTCATTAGGATAA
- a CDS encoding response regulator transcription factor, whose amino-acid sequence MGHKILIVEDEKELANILGAYLEVEGFEPVVTHDGQEGLKSFYERKPSLVLLDIMLPKIDGISVCKDIREKSEVPIIMISAKSGEMDKVIALGIGADDYVTKPFSPLELVARVKAQLRRYDKIKVMNPTDNNEVRIGELVLNKSSYSAMVKGEQLNLTTKEFDMLFFFAKNPNQVFSKEQIYEGVWGYNGICDDNSITVYVNRIREKLGKYNLEYIKTVWGAGYKFSS is encoded by the coding sequence ATGGGGCATAAGATACTGATAGTAGAGGATGAAAAAGAGCTAGCAAATATTTTAGGGGCATATTTGGAAGTGGAAGGTTTTGAACCTGTGGTGACACATGATGGACAAGAAGGTTTAAAAAGTTTTTATGAAAGAAAGCCTAGCCTCGTACTTTTAGATATAATGCTACCAAAGATTGATGGAATAAGTGTATGTAAAGATATAAGAGAAAAATCAGAAGTTCCTATTATTATGATTTCTGCTAAAAGTGGAGAAATGGACAAAGTCATAGCACTTGGAATTGGCGCTGACGACTATGTAACAAAGCCTTTTAGTCCATTGGAGTTAGTAGCAAGAGTGAAAGCGCAGCTTAGAAGATATGACAAAATAAAAGTTATGAACCCTACAGATAACAATGAAGTGAGGATAGGGGAACTAGTACTCAATAAATCCTCTTATTCAGCAATGGTAAAGGGAGAACAATTGAATCTAACTACTAAAGAATTCGATATGTTATTCTTTTTTGCTAAAAATCCTAATCAGGTTTTTTCAAAAGAACAAATATATGAAGGAGTATGGGGATATAACGGTATCTGTGATGACAACAGCATAACTGTGTATGTTAATAGAATAAGAGAGAAGTTAGGAAAATATAATTTAGAATATATAAAAACTGTATGGGGAGCAGGTTATAAATTCAGTTCATAA
- a CDS encoding ABC transporter ATP-binding protein: MKNVVIKTELLCKSFISDGEVNNVIKNLDLEIYEGDFTVIMGSSGSGKSTLLYNLSGMDDVTTGKVYFEGIDITRMKEKEISRLRKERLGFVFQGINLIPNLNVYENILSPTYKTKAQRREIEGKIDSLLERMELTSHRKKFPNQMSGGQKQRAAICRALINNPKILFADEPTGALNSSQGENVLDIFTTINNEGQSVVMVTHDLKAALRGNRIIYLKDGRIDGELNLEQYDKITASDREEVLYKFLKERGW, encoded by the coding sequence ATGAAAAATGTTGTTATAAAAACGGAGTTATTATGTAAGAGTTTTATAAGTGATGGTGAAGTAAACAATGTTATTAAAAACTTAGATTTAGAGATTTATGAAGGAGATTTTACTGTTATTATGGGAAGCTCTGGTTCAGGAAAATCTACTCTCCTTTATAATTTAAGTGGAATGGATGACGTGACTACGGGAAAGGTTTATTTTGAAGGAATAGATATTACAAGAATGAAAGAAAAAGAAATCTCACGGCTTCGCAAAGAGAGATTAGGTTTTGTATTTCAAGGAATCAACTTAATTCCTAACCTTAATGTATACGAGAATATTTTAAGTCCAACTTATAAGACAAAAGCTCAACGTAGAGAAATAGAGGGAAAGATAGATTCCTTATTAGAAAGAATGGAACTTACTTCTCATCGGAAGAAGTTTCCAAATCAGATGTCTGGTGGACAAAAACAAAGAGCGGCTATATGTAGAGCTTTGATTAATAATCCTAAAATATTATTTGCAGATGAACCAACAGGTGCTCTTAATTCTTCTCAGGGAGAAAATGTTTTAGATATATTTACAACTATTAATAATGAAGGACAGTCTGTGGTAATGGTAACTCACGATCTAAAAGCTGCTTTAAGAGGCAATCGCATTATTTATCTTAAAGATGGACGTATAGATGGCGAATTAAACTTAGAGCAGTATGATAAAATAACAGCTTCAGATAGAGAAGAGGTATTATATAAGTTCCTTAAAGAAAGAGGTTGGTAG
- a CDS encoding ABC transporter permease gives MWIKNFRHKKLQTTLMFIIIMLCSMLISASISILISLDKPFKDFVKECNSASGILYPYSQKETDVIALGEAFAKLPNVNKIEYSKVHYIDEEITSNDKKLEGFFRLAEYKDSIYGDIRFLTGSKDTIRELKDNECIIPACLSNKNNVKVGDKIKIKFSNGNLFYTVRGIYSEIYDMTTSYDSEILIKQLPKGVYGNLNIRLYGKPGVTGEDIEQAYREKNDGQMNGHIITLEDTINVNKISGNIIGAIFLAIGIIMLVVNCIIINFMIQNLMITDAKVIAIYKTMGYNSGDILSLYLKFYFFITSIACLLGGVASASISNIILISVFKNMGKVVTNNLLVPGAICYSAIVTLVIGMIYRIISKTKKVKPVYALNGMTNSSTKKKKYYKGNLKFQFSAIGIALRGVMRNRKNSIVILITSIVTVFGINFGVISLDVANTLKDNNDYWLGVDKCDVMINVIDSNKNREVEDIIKNDSRVSYVLNSNIATQVTMKWKKGTKLTTMKGFVFDDYSKAKLPITEGRNPENGNEIAISSKISKSLNKSIGDYIEIYLGGEKKVNLLITGIFQTYLELGDCCRLTTSVYTDNNYDFNYNYFSIYLKDKKQMNFFIEDMKKKIGGNGNITARTEAFSSIMDMIVTPQKGAIPPVVALMLLLGGINIFCIVILRNTSNEKTNGIYKCLGYSTWHLICSNLYYVGILAVISIIIAVPMIILLYPSIMKVCLSMFGFIKYPVTYNYFHIALANIAVLIAFIISTLISSRSLKKVNVRDLVQE, from the coding sequence ATGTGGATCAAAAATTTTAGACATAAAAAATTGCAAACTACACTCATGTTTATAATTATAATGTTATGTTCTATGCTGATAAGTGCGTCTATAAGTATTCTGATATCTTTAGATAAGCCCTTTAAGGATTTTGTGAAGGAGTGTAATTCAGCTTCTGGAATCTTATATCCCTACTCTCAAAAAGAGACGGATGTAATTGCATTAGGAGAAGCATTTGCAAAGCTACCAAATGTTAATAAGATTGAATATAGTAAGGTGCATTATATTGATGAGGAAATTACCTCCAATGATAAAAAGTTAGAAGGTTTTTTTAGACTAGCAGAATATAAAGACTCGATTTATGGAGATATTCGATTTCTTACAGGAAGCAAGGATACGATAAGGGAGTTGAAAGATAACGAATGTATAATTCCAGCATGTTTAAGCAATAAAAATAACGTTAAAGTTGGAGATAAAATTAAAATAAAGTTTTCTAATGGAAATCTCTTTTACACAGTAAGAGGGATATATTCAGAAATTTATGACATGACTACTTCATATGATAGTGAAATATTAATAAAGCAACTACCAAAAGGGGTGTACGGAAATCTAAACATTAGGCTTTACGGAAAGCCTGGTGTAACAGGAGAGGATATTGAACAGGCTTACAGAGAAAAAAATGATGGACAAATGAATGGACACATAATAACTTTGGAAGACACTATTAATGTAAATAAAATTTCTGGTAATATAATCGGAGCAATTTTTCTTGCCATAGGTATTATCATGCTAGTTGTTAATTGTATAATAATTAATTTTATGATACAAAATCTGATGATTACCGATGCCAAAGTAATTGCCATATATAAGACCATGGGATATAATTCCGGTGATATTTTGAGTTTGTACCTAAAGTTCTATTTTTTTATAACTTCCATAGCCTGTTTATTAGGTGGAGTAGCTTCTGCAAGTATATCAAATATTATATTAATCTCGGTATTTAAGAATATGGGGAAAGTTGTTACTAATAATTTACTTGTTCCTGGAGCTATATGTTATTCAGCGATTGTAACTTTAGTAATAGGTATGATATATAGAATCATAAGTAAGACAAAAAAGGTTAAGCCGGTTTATGCCTTAAATGGAATGACAAATTCCAGTACTAAAAAGAAAAAATATTATAAAGGTAATTTGAAATTTCAGTTTTCAGCTATAGGAATTGCCTTAAGAGGGGTAATGAGAAATAGAAAAAACTCCATTGTGATACTCATAACTTCTATCGTGACAGTTTTTGGTATAAATTTTGGGGTAATATCTCTGGATGTGGCAAATACCTTGAAAGATAACAATGACTATTGGCTTGGTGTAGACAAATGCGATGTTATGATTAACGTAATAGATAGTAATAAAAATAGAGAAGTCGAAGATATTATAAAAAATGATTCAAGAGTGTCGTATGTTTTAAATAGCAATATAGCAACTCAAGTTACTATGAAATGGAAGAAAGGAACGAAATTAACAACCATGAAGGGCTTTGTTTTTGATGATTATTCAAAAGCTAAACTTCCAATTACAGAAGGAAGAAACCCTGAAAACGGAAACGAGATTGCTATTAGTAGTAAAATATCTAAGAGTCTTAATAAATCAATTGGCGATTATATTGAAATATATCTAGGTGGAGAAAAAAAAGTAAATTTACTTATAACAGGTATATTCCAAACTTATCTTGAACTTGGAGATTGTTGTAGGTTAACTACCTCTGTATATACAGACAATAATTATGATTTCAATTATAACTATTTTTCAATTTATTTAAAGGATAAAAAGCAAATGAATTTTTTTATAGAGGACATGAAGAAAAAGATAGGAGGAAATGGAAATATAACTGCGAGGACAGAAGCCTTCAGTAGCATTATGGACATGATTGTAACTCCTCAAAAGGGAGCTATTCCTCCAGTAGTTGCGCTAATGCTTTTATTAGGTGGTATTAATATTTTCTGTATAGTAATCTTAAGAAACACAAGTAATGAGAAAACAAATGGTATTTATAAATGCCTCGGATATTCAACTTGGCATCTAATATGCTCAAATCTATATTATGTTGGGATACTTGCGGTAATATCTATAATAATTGCAGTGCCAATGATTATCTTACTTTATCCAAGCATTATGAAGGTATGTTTGTCTATGTTTGGATTTATAAAATACCCTGTAACCTATAATTATTTTCACATAGCCTTGGCAAATATAGCAGTACTTATTGCTTTTATTATAAGTACACTTATATCTTCACGATCACTTAAAAAAGTCAATGTTAGAGATTTAGTACAGGAGTAG
- a CDS encoding zinc-ribbon domain-containing protein has product MIIWGWGKVTRKFIGGVFERTCNYCNQTNVWRLCIATTWFTLFFIPIIPYKKTYQIACPSCGSYIGLTREQFEKLKVEMQEGASGKATVEAIDESLKYSGKTETQINYLKQMEEYNKTKADSE; this is encoded by the coding sequence ATGATAATTTGGGGATGGGGTAAGGTAACCAGAAAGTTTATTGGTGGAGTTTTTGAACGTACCTGCAATTATTGCAACCAGACTAATGTTTGGAGATTGTGTATTGCAACAACATGGTTTACCTTGTTTTTTATACCTATAATACCATATAAGAAAACATATCAAATTGCTTGTCCAAGCTGTGGAAGTTATATCGGGCTAACAAGAGAGCAATTTGAAAAATTAAAGGTTGAAATGCAGGAGGGGGCTTCTGGTAAGGCCACAGTTGAAGCTATTGATGAAAGTTTAAAATACTCAGGTAAAACTGAAACTCAGATAAATTACTTAAAGCAAATGGAAGAATATAATAAAACCAAAGCTGATAGTGAATAA
- a CDS encoding DUF2812 domain-containing protein, which produces MSENEEEQRNTSYIKVINGGKGPNELIKIKKNRFFIYYPSKVEKWIEEMEEQGFLLDEINRSGNVFSFSRGEKRKTKCFVDLPDIIDKEYFRTYIKLGWKPMYNTRMLGGKMVLWVKSENKSDICCEKDFLNSNKRLTKNMLKVITSNLVNFLIAFYFFVNMVATVYKSPYLVDMFYIGINTLIALLAFSAFCFLHGSIAYFIKLKSL; this is translated from the coding sequence ATGAGTGAAAATGAAGAGGAACAAAGAAATACCAGTTATATCAAAGTGATTAATGGTGGTAAAGGACCTAATGAATTAATTAAGATAAAAAAGAACCGTTTCTTTATTTATTATCCAAGTAAGGTTGAAAAATGGATTGAAGAGATGGAAGAACAGGGATTTCTTTTAGATGAAATAAATAGAAGTGGAAATGTATTCTCTTTTTCAAGAGGCGAAAAGAGAAAAACAAAATGTTTTGTTGATTTGCCTGATATAATTGATAAAGAGTATTTTAGAACCTATATAAAACTTGGGTGGAAACCTATGTATAACACCAGAATGCTAGGGGGCAAAATGGTGTTATGGGTAAAATCAGAAAACAAAAGTGATATTTGTTGTGAGAAAGACTTTTTAAATAGCAATAAAAGACTTACTAAAAATATGTTAAAGGTTATAACCTCCAACCTAGTAAATTTCTTAATTGCGTTTTACTTTTTTGTAAATATGGTGGCTACAGTTTATAAGAGTCCATATCTTGTTGATATGTTTTATATAGGAATTAACACCTTAATCGCATTACTTGCATTTTCAGCATTTTGTTTTTTACATGGATCTATTGCATATTTTATTAAATTAAAGAGCTTGTAG
- a CDS encoding Nramp family divalent metal transporter has product MSEVKNSRFKKILFIMTIIGPGLITVNAGNDAGGIATYASVGASYGYKMLWGLLLITFSLAVIQEMNARMAIVTGKGLADLIREKFGVKLALFAMLTLFIANFGVCIGDFAGIAASMELFGVTKYISVPVMAFAVWFLITKGSYSKTEKLFLAFTFVFFSYIITCFIVKPNWHEVLTATVTPTLKFDKAFILTFIGMIGTTITPYMQFYLQSSVVDKGIKLKDYKYEKLDVYLGAIWGDLVSFFIIVCTAVTLYKAGIQIDSAEQAASALRPLAGNYASILFGAGLFGASVLATMIIPLSTSYAICESFGFESGLNHKYKEAPTFYGIFTFMIIFSSVLVLIPHISLVGVMLATQEIAGMLSPVILIFMVVLINKKELMGEYVNNKVQNVVIWITVIFIVILSIILFVSPLIDLIFK; this is encoded by the coding sequence ATGAGTGAAGTAAAAAATAGCCGATTCAAAAAGATACTCTTTATCATGACAATTATCGGTCCAGGACTTATAACTGTAAATGCAGGAAATGATGCTGGTGGAATAGCAACTTATGCTTCTGTAGGAGCAAGTTATGGATATAAAATGCTTTGGGGACTTCTTCTTATTACCTTCAGTTTAGCTGTAATTCAAGAAATGAATGCGCGTATGGCTATAGTAACAGGAAAAGGCCTAGCAGATCTAATAAGAGAAAAGTTTGGTGTAAAACTTGCGCTTTTTGCAATGCTCACCTTATTTATAGCTAACTTTGGTGTGTGTATAGGTGATTTTGCAGGGATTGCAGCAAGTATGGAGCTGTTTGGTGTAACTAAATATATTTCAGTGCCTGTAATGGCTTTTGCAGTTTGGTTTTTAATTACGAAAGGGTCGTATTCAAAAACAGAAAAGTTATTTTTAGCGTTCACTTTTGTTTTCTTTTCGTATATAATAACTTGCTTTATAGTAAAGCCAAACTGGCATGAAGTTTTAACAGCTACAGTGACACCTACACTTAAATTTGATAAAGCCTTTATATTGACCTTTATAGGTATGATAGGAACTACAATTACTCCATATATGCAATTTTATCTTCAGTCTTCTGTAGTTGACAAAGGAATAAAGCTCAAAGATTACAAGTACGAAAAATTAGATGTTTATTTAGGAGCAATCTGGGGCGACTTGGTATCCTTCTTTATTATAGTGTGTACTGCAGTTACTTTATATAAAGCTGGAATACAAATAGATAGTGCTGAGCAGGCTGCTTCAGCTCTTAGACCTTTAGCAGGAAATTATGCTTCAATTCTATTTGGAGCAGGACTTTTTGGAGCATCGGTTCTTGCAACAATGATAATCCCACTATCAACGTCTTATGCTATTTGTGAATCCTTTGGTTTTGAAAGCGGATTAAATCATAAATACAAAGAAGCTCCTACTTTTTATGGTATATTTACCTTTATGATAATATTTAGTTCAGTATTAGTATTGATACCACATATATCTTTGGTGGGTGTTATGCTTGCAACTCAAGAGATAGCTGGTATGTTAAGCCCAGTTATATTGATATTTATGGTAGTACTAATCAATAAGAAGGAGCTTATGGGTGAGTATGTAAATAACAAGGTGCAAAATGTAGTGATTTGGATTACAGTAATATTTATAGTAATTCTTTCAATAATACTTTTTGTTTCACCTTTAATAGATTTAATCTTTAAATAA